The Aulosira sp. FACHB-615 genome has a segment encoding these proteins:
- a CDS encoding DUF4058 family protein: MPSPFPGMNPYLEHPRIWPSVHHLLISEIARFLSPQLRPKYRVVVEVRMYESSMENASLVGIQDVSIQGSPGVINRNNSNVNLAVAEPVAKPIKVKIPTPEIIKEGYLEVREVGTENVVTIIEILSPTNKRRGKGRQIYEEKRQEILGSQTHLLEIDLLRNGEKMPFFDTDIESHYRILICRGDRRPYADLYAFNIQDVIPSFSLPLRAGDNEPILNLQTLLNEVYEISAYDLVIDYNQAPFPALSEADAAWANEMLQTKGLRSIAHSPEIPN; encoded by the coding sequence ATGCCTTCTCCATTCCCAGGAATGAACCCGTATTTAGAGCATCCGCGTATATGGCCTAGTGTACATCACTTATTAATTAGTGAAATTGCCAGATTTTTATCTCCGCAACTGCGTCCTAAATATCGAGTTGTTGTAGAAGTCAGGATGTATGAATCTAGTATGGAGAACGCATCACTAGTTGGCATACAAGATGTGTCAATTCAAGGCTCGCCAGGGGTAATTAATCGTAATAATAGTAATGTTAATCTTGCAGTTGCAGAACCAGTTGCCAAACCCATAAAAGTTAAAATTCCTACACCAGAAATTATCAAAGAAGGTTATTTAGAAGTAAGAGAAGTTGGTACAGAAAATGTAGTGACTATCATAGAAATTTTATCGCCAACTAACAAACGTCGTGGTAAAGGTAGGCAAATCTATGAGGAAAAACGGCAAGAAATACTAGGAAGTCAAACTCATCTACTAGAAATAGATTTACTCCGAAATGGTGAAAAGATGCCATTTTTTGATACTGACATTGAAAGTCATTACCGAATTTTAATTTGTCGTGGCGATCGCCGCCCTTATGCTGATTTATATGCCTTTAATATCCAAGATGTCATTCCGTCTTTTTCCTTACCCCTACGTGCAGGAGATAACGAGCCAATTCTTAATTTGCAGACATTATTAAACGAGGTGTATGAAATATCAGCTTATGATTTAGTCATAGATTACAACCAAGCGCCCTTCCCAGCGTTGTCAGAAGCAGATGCAGCCTGGGCAAATGAAATGTTACAAACCAAAGGATTACGCTCAATCGCCCACAGTCCAGAAATCCCCAATTAA
- a CDS encoding bifunctional serine/threonine-protein kinase/formylglycine-generating enzyme family protein — MQICQNPNCSNPFNADGNRFCISCGQSSFGKLLRNRYRVIRLLGEGGFSKTYAAEDADRLDAPCVIKQFFPQIQGTGQRTKAAEFFKEEAFRLYELGENHSQIPRLLAYFAQGSSLYLVQEFIQGRTLVEEVKEQQFNEEKIRQILTDLLPVLEFIHNCNVVHRDIKPENIIRRDHDSKLVLIDFGGAKQVTQTSIARQATVIYTMGYAPSEQMAGFACPASDLYALGVTCVRLLTQCLPIQDVYGQIKDPLYDAMNGQWLWQEYIDKQGIYISEDLRQILNKLLQHLASDRYQSAAEVLNDLKSAKTVIIESPVTQPTLLKLPTEPKIIRPLPPLQTCEFEVVTIDTGGREVNRDRATSEFFVEELSKGITLEMLAIPGGTYLMGSPNFEGDADERPQHRVAIAPFFMGKYPITQAQWRAVAGLPKVKQTLNPYPSKFKGLYRPVENVSWHEAVEFCVRLSQKTGREYRLPSEAEWEYACRAGTTTSFHFGETITTELVNYSDSNTYIMETKTRYRKETTDVGSFQVTNAFGLYDMHGLVWEWCADPWHNNYQGAPTDGRVWEDGGDSNRRVLRGGSWNFGAELCRSASRSWNESDGGLRICGFRVVLSLG, encoded by the coding sequence ATGCAAATCTGCCAAAATCCCAATTGTTCAAATCCATTCAATGCTGACGGCAATAGATTTTGCATAAGTTGTGGACAAAGCAGTTTTGGTAAACTGCTGCGAAACCGTTACCGTGTCATTAGACTATTAGGCGAAGGCGGATTTAGCAAAACCTACGCAGCCGAAGATGCAGATAGACTAGATGCACCTTGCGTCATTAAACAGTTCTTTCCGCAAATTCAAGGAACCGGACAACGTACAAAAGCCGCAGAATTCTTCAAAGAAGAAGCATTCCGGCTGTATGAACTAGGAGAAAATCACAGCCAAATTCCGCGATTATTGGCTTACTTTGCCCAAGGTTCCAGTTTATATTTAGTCCAAGAATTTATTCAAGGTAGAACACTTGTAGAAGAAGTTAAAGAACAGCAGTTTAACGAAGAAAAAATCCGGCAAATCTTAACTGATTTATTGCCAGTATTAGAATTTATTCATAATTGTAATGTTGTTCATCGAGATATCAAACCAGAAAACATTATTCGCCGTGATCACGATAGCAAATTAGTATTAATTGATTTTGGTGGTGCTAAACAAGTTACACAAACCAGTATAGCCAGACAAGCAACAGTGATTTATACAATGGGTTATGCTCCAAGTGAGCAGATGGCTGGTTTTGCTTGTCCTGCCAGTGATTTATATGCTTTGGGTGTAACTTGTGTGCGGTTACTAACTCAATGTTTACCCATTCAAGATGTTTACGGGCAGATTAAAGACCCTTTATATGATGCCATGAATGGTCAGTGGTTATGGCAAGAATATATAGACAAACAAGGTATTTATATTAGCGAAGACTTAAGGCAAATTCTCAATAAATTACTGCAACATTTAGCAAGTGACAGATATCAATCAGCAGCCGAAGTTCTCAATGATTTAAAATCTGCCAAAACAGTAATTATTGAATCACCAGTCACGCAACCAACATTGCTCAAATTACCCACAGAACCAAAAATAATTCGACCATTACCGCCATTACAAACCTGTGAATTTGAGGTAGTCACGATAGACACAGGCGGTAGAGAAGTTAACCGCGATCGCGCTACATCTGAGTTTTTTGTGGAAGAATTAAGTAAAGGCATCACCTTAGAAATGTTAGCCATTCCTGGCGGGACATATCTCATGGGTTCGCCCAACTTTGAAGGCGATGCTGACGAACGCCCCCAACATCGAGTTGCGATCGCACCCTTTTTTATGGGTAAATATCCCATAACCCAAGCACAATGGCGTGCTGTTGCAGGCTTACCCAAAGTCAAACAAACCCTCAACCCCTACCCTTCCAAATTTAAAGGACTATATCGCCCAGTCGAAAACGTTTCATGGCACGAAGCTGTAGAATTTTGCGTTAGACTCTCACAAAAAACCGGACGGGAATACCGCCTCCCCAGCGAAGCCGAATGGGAATATGCTTGTCGCGCCGGCACTACCACATCCTTTCACTTTGGCGAAACAATTACCACCGAATTAGTCAACTACAGCGACAGCAATACCTACATCATGGAAACCAAAACCAGGTATCGCAAAGAAACCACCGATGTCGGTAGTTTTCAAGTCACCAACGCCTTTGGATTGTATGATATGCACGGGTTAGTTTGGGAATGGTGCGCTGACCCTTGGCACAACAACTACCAAGGCGCACCCACAGACGGAAGAGTTTGGGAAGATGGCGGTGATAGCAATCGGCGGGTGTTGCGTGGTGGTTCTTGGAACTTTGGCGCAGAACTGTGTCGTAGCGCCAGCCGCAGTTGGAATGAATCAGACGGTGGTTTAAGAATTTGCGGTTTTCGCGTCGTCTTGTCTTTAGGATAA
- a CDS encoding M23 family metallopeptidase, with protein MTFSARLLLLCSLVSTLGLASALPNLEIANAQTANCPTPALNRFQRHKVARGETLESIAQSYNLAPETLIVMNPNVNNGRVSVGSELQIPPYNGIVVEVPTGQSWREVAAKYKVRPDALFEINGCQANPKIVFVPGLNWLPNPPQTTSLIPTNSNTPTRAAISGYPLEQATTLGLGYGWQINPRNKEVFFHSGVDLLAAVGTPVEAIAPGTVVFAQEQGSYGQLVIINHSGGLQSRYAHLASIKVKVNQQVKTGDVLGTVGTTGEPTTQQPHLHFEMRSSSSQGWVAQDPKSYLKK; from the coding sequence ATGACATTTTCTGCTCGTTTGCTTTTGCTTTGTAGCTTAGTTAGTACGTTGGGACTAGCATCAGCACTGCCAAACTTAGAAATAGCTAATGCACAAACCGCCAACTGTCCTACTCCGGCTTTAAATCGCTTTCAACGTCATAAAGTGGCGCGTGGCGAAACTTTAGAAAGCATCGCCCAAAGCTACAATCTCGCGCCTGAAACACTGATTGTCATGAACCCAAATGTGAACAATGGCCGTGTGAGTGTGGGTAGTGAACTGCAAATACCACCTTATAACGGAATTGTGGTGGAAGTTCCGACTGGACAAAGTTGGCGAGAGGTAGCAGCAAAATATAAAGTTCGGCCTGATGCGCTGTTTGAAATTAATGGTTGTCAAGCAAATCCAAAAATTGTCTTTGTTCCTGGGTTAAATTGGTTGCCAAATCCACCGCAAACTACATCGCTGATCCCAACAAATTCTAATACACCAACTCGTGCAGCTATTAGCGGCTATCCTTTAGAGCAGGCTACAACGCTGGGGTTGGGTTATGGTTGGCAAATTAATCCTCGCAACAAGGAAGTATTTTTTCACAGTGGTGTAGATTTGTTAGCTGCTGTGGGTACTCCGGTAGAGGCGATCGCACCTGGTACTGTAGTATTTGCTCAAGAGCAAGGTAGTTATGGTCAATTGGTGATTATTAACCACAGTGGTGGATTGCAAAGCCGCTATGCTCATCTTGCTAGTATCAAGGTTAAGGTCAATCAGCAAGTTAAAACAGGTGATGTATTAGGTACGGTGGGAACGACTGGCGAACCGACAACTCAACAACCACACCTTCATTTTGAAATGCGTTCTAGTTCATCCCAAGGATGGGTGGCGCAAGATCCCAAAAGTTATTTGAAGAAGTGA
- a CDS encoding ABC transporter permease has translation MNISSTQKKPRVVWQAVLSVIMYIFMYLPILVLGFYSFNQSPYSATWQGFTLDWYRKLFSDDRILSALNNSLIVAFCAVGISAVLGTLMAVGLARYKFPGKSLYRGVAYLPLIIPDIAIAVATLVFLAAFAIPLSLWTIVAAHIVFCLAYIGLVVGSRLNNLDPHLEEAALDLGATPVQAFIKVLVPQLMPGIIAGCLLAFVLSLDDFLIASFTAGSGYNTLPMEIFSRIRTGVKPDINALSMLLITISAIVAFIAEFMRILGERKQ, from the coding sequence ATGAATATTTCTTCCACACAAAAAAAACCGCGTGTCGTATGGCAGGCGGTTTTGTCAGTAATCATGTATATTTTTATGTACTTGCCTATACTAGTATTAGGCTTTTATAGTTTCAATCAGTCACCGTATAGTGCTACCTGGCAAGGATTTACTCTGGATTGGTATCGTAAACTGTTCAGTGACGATCGCATTTTATCAGCCTTGAACAATAGCTTGATCGTTGCCTTTTGTGCGGTGGGAATTTCCGCCGTGTTGGGAACCTTGATGGCGGTAGGATTAGCGCGGTATAAATTTCCTGGGAAGAGTTTGTATCGTGGTGTAGCTTACTTACCCTTAATTATTCCTGATATTGCGATCGCTGTTGCCACTCTTGTATTTCTTGCTGCCTTTGCTATTCCTTTGAGTTTATGGACAATTGTCGCCGCCCATATTGTCTTTTGTTTAGCATATATCGGGTTAGTTGTGGGTTCACGGCTGAATAACTTAGACCCCCACTTAGAAGAAGCCGCCTTAGATTTAGGTGCTACACCAGTACAAGCATTTATTAAAGTTTTAGTCCCACAATTAATGCCCGGAATTATCGCAGGTTGTTTGCTGGCTTTTGTACTGAGTTTAGATGATTTTTTAATTGCCAGTTTTACGGCTGGTAGTGGTTATAACACTTTACCAATGGAAATTTTTAGCCGGATTAGAACTGGTGTTAAACCTGATATAAATGCTCTCAGTATGTTGTTAATTACCATATCAGCTATTGTTGCTTTTATAGCTGAATTTATGCGGATTTTGGGAGAAAGAAAGCAGTGA
- a CDS encoding ATP-binding protein, translated as MGSPFFQVRALGLCDMHDLIINLFSNGSFIPHGHCYLWQPGLVWLHIISDTIIALAYYSIPLTLFYFVRKRQDLPFYWIFLLFAAFIIFCGTTHIAEIWTLWHPTYWLSGIIKAATALVSLFTAIELVPLVPKALALPSPMQLSEANKALQAQIAERLEVENQLRRLQEELEQRVQKRTAQLVTVNQKLQQEIDERKLAEAALVKSEARFQKIAAASPAQIYILAYYPATNEMRYEYISSGVAEIQELAPQTVLADALLTYQQVHPDDLLLYNQLTIQSLKTLEPFAHEWRIITPSGKIKWVRANSRPERRENGEICWYGVLLDITDLKQAELALRESEERFRLAFYNAPIGMALLGLDQRWLQINPMLGEMLGYAEFEFFSLSVFDSIHPEDAHQLRQGIEQVLSNENRSFQAQLRYLCYGGRIAWGLTSLSLVQDFQNQPLYYVLQIQDVTEQQAIEQIKNEFISVVSHELRTPLTAIQGFLGLLNTGIYDDKPEKAKRMIQQAATNSDRLVRLVNDILDLERLSSGRVQLIKQVCNAADLMQRAVGEVQPIALAAAVTITVQPTTACVWADPDLIIQTLTNLLSNAIKFSPLNSVITLSAQAQADWVLFQVQDQGRGIPADKLETIFERFEQVDVSDARAKGGTGLGLAICQSIVKQHGGSIWASSVLGEGSTFYFTLPISYS; from the coding sequence ATGGGATCACCTTTTTTCCAAGTACGAGCATTAGGTTTGTGTGACATGCACGACTTGATCATAAATTTATTTAGCAACGGCTCATTTATTCCTCATGGTCACTGTTACTTATGGCAACCGGGTTTAGTCTGGCTGCATATTATTTCTGATACCATCATTGCCCTAGCTTACTATTCGATTCCTTTGACTTTGTTCTACTTTGTTCGTAAGCGGCAAGATTTACCTTTTTATTGGATATTCTTGTTATTTGCGGCTTTTATTATTTTTTGCGGTACAACCCATATCGCCGAAATTTGGACATTGTGGCATCCTACCTATTGGCTATCAGGTATTATCAAAGCAGCAACGGCTTTGGTTTCATTATTTACCGCCATAGAACTTGTACCGTTAGTACCAAAAGCACTGGCTCTACCTAGTCCGATGCAATTAAGCGAAGCAAACAAGGCATTACAAGCGCAAATTGCCGAACGCTTAGAAGTGGAAAATCAACTCAGGCGACTACAAGAGGAACTAGAACAGCGTGTTCAAAAAAGAACTGCCCAATTAGTAACAGTTAACCAAAAATTACAACAAGAAATTGATGAGCGTAAACTTGCAGAAGCAGCCTTAGTCAAAAGTGAAGCAAGGTTTCAAAAAATTGCAGCTGCTTCACCTGCACAGATTTATATCTTGGCTTATTATCCAGCTACGAATGAAATGCGTTATGAATATATCAGTTCCGGGGTGGCAGAAATTCAGGAATTAGCACCCCAAACAGTTTTAGCAGATGCTTTATTGACATATCAGCAAGTGCATCCTGATGATTTGCTACTTTATAATCAGCTAACTATTCAAAGTCTTAAAACCCTAGAACCGTTTGCCCATGAATGGCGGATTATTACTCCCTCTGGGAAGATAAAATGGGTACGTGCCAACTCCCGCCCAGAACGCCGGGAAAATGGTGAAATTTGCTGGTATGGAGTGTTACTAGATATTACTGACCTCAAACAAGCCGAGTTGGCTTTGCGTGAGAGTGAAGAGCGATTTCGTTTGGCATTTTATAATGCTCCCATTGGGATGGCGCTGTTGGGATTAGATCAACGCTGGTTGCAAATTAATCCGATGTTAGGTGAAATGCTGGGCTACGCTGAGTTTGAGTTTTTTAGTTTGAGTGTGTTTGACTCAATTCACCCAGAAGATGCACATCAGTTAAGACAAGGTATAGAGCAAGTTTTGAGTAATGAAAATCGCAGTTTTCAAGCGCAGTTACGTTACTTGTGTTATGGCGGACGTATTGCTTGGGGGCTAACGAGTTTATCGTTGGTACAAGATTTCCAAAATCAACCACTCTATTATGTTCTACAAATTCAAGATGTGACTGAACAGCAAGCTATTGAACAGATAAAAAATGAGTTCATTTCGGTTGTGAGTCATGAACTGCGGACTCCACTCACAGCTATTCAAGGATTTTTAGGGCTGTTGAATACGGGGATTTATGATGATAAACCAGAAAAAGCCAAACGGATGATTCAGCAAGCTGCAACAAATAGCGATCGCCTGGTGCGTTTGGTCAATGATATTTTAGACTTGGAGCGTTTATCTTCTGGGCGAGTCCAACTAATCAAACAAGTCTGCAATGCGGCTGATTTGATGCAACGCGCCGTCGGTGAAGTACAACCTATAGCCCTAGCAGCAGCCGTTACAATTACTGTTCAACCCACCACTGCTTGCGTTTGGGCTGATCCTGATTTAATTATCCAAACCCTGACGAATTTATTGAGTAACGCCATCAAATTTTCTCCCCTCAACTCAGTCATTACTTTATCAGCACAGGCGCAAGCCGACTGGGTACTATTTCAAGTCCAAGACCAAGGTAGAGGTATTCCCGCAGATAAACTAGAAACAATATTTGAACGTTTTGAACAAGTTGATGTCTCGGATGCGCGTGCTAAAGGCGGAACAGGCCTCGGTTTGGCAATTTGTCAAAGTATTGTCAAACAACATGGTGGTAGTATTTGGGCAAGCAGTGTTCTTGGTGAAGGTAGTACGTTTTATTTCACCTTGCCTATTTCATATTCATAA
- a CDS encoding isochorismatase produces MNTILHTLPIPPHFHPDKVGEVWRVPYQECASAAETWAKQYNIPPSASDKTRICLLLIDVQNTFCIPGFELFVGGQSGNAAVEDNQRLCEFIYRNLGTITTIIPTLDTHTAMQIFHPIFWVNSQGQHPIPAATNITPADIEQGVWQVNPAVAHSITHGNYKLLEKQAYHYVKQLSQDGKYPLIVWPYHSILGGIGHALVSAVEEAIFFHCMARQSQTQFELKGENALTENYSILRPEVLIGFDQSPLAHKNTKLIKQLLEFDAVIIGGQAKSHCVAWTIDDLLTEIKQVDATLAKKVYLLEDSSSPVVVPGVVDYTEQADAAFARFAEAGMHIVKTTELIANFI; encoded by the coding sequence ATGAATACAATTCTACATACACTACCAATTCCCCCGCACTTCCACCCTGATAAAGTCGGCGAAGTCTGGCGCGTCCCTTACCAAGAATGTGCAAGCGCCGCCGAAACTTGGGCAAAGCAATATAATATTCCACCATCAGCGTCAGACAAAACTCGCATTTGCCTACTCTTAATTGATGTTCAAAATACCTTTTGTATTCCCGGATTTGAATTATTTGTCGGTGGTCAATCTGGCAATGCAGCCGTAGAAGATAATCAAAGATTATGTGAATTTATTTATCGTAATTTAGGCACAATTACCACAATTATTCCTACCCTCGATACACATACAGCAATGCAAATTTTTCACCCGATTTTTTGGGTGAATTCTCAAGGGCAACACCCGATACCAGCCGCCACTAATATCACTCCCGCAGACATTGAACAAGGTGTTTGGCAAGTTAACCCCGCAGTTGCCCATAGCATTACTCATGGCAACTATAAATTATTAGAAAAACAAGCCTATCACTACGTTAAACAACTCAGTCAAGATGGTAAATATCCCCTGATTGTTTGGCCTTACCATTCTATTTTGGGTGGCATTGGTCATGCTTTAGTTTCGGCTGTGGAAGAAGCAATATTTTTCCATTGTATGGCGCGGCAAAGTCAGACTCAATTTGAACTTAAAGGTGAGAATGCTTTAACAGAAAATTATTCTATATTGCGTCCAGAAGTTTTGATTGGCTTTGATCAATCTCCTCTTGCCCATAAAAATACTAAACTCATCAAGCAACTTTTAGAATTTGATGCTGTGATTATTGGTGGTCAAGCCAAAAGCCATTGTGTGGCTTGGACAATTGATGATTTATTAACAGAAATTAAACAGGTAGATGCTACCCTGGCGAAAAAAGTTTATCTCTTAGAAGATTCCTCTTCTCCGGTTGTCGTTCCTGGTGTTGTAGACTATACCGAACAAGCAGATGCAGCTTTTGCGAGATTTGCTGAGGCTGGAATGCACATTGTGAAAACAACCGAACTGATTGCCAATTTCATCTAA
- a CDS encoding beta-ketoacyl-ACP synthase, with translation MVKVVVTGIGLVSALGTNLEDSWQNLLAGKSGIQYQQPFAELESVPLGLIGKQPSELKILTQIIVASALRDAGLNPPLPDCAVVIGSSRSYQGAWESLARGMNGKDSNYALEDWLDILPQMNAIATARQIGATGIVAAPMAACATGIWSISQAALLIQTGQCERVIAGAVEAPITPLTICGFQQMNALAKTGAYPFDVQREGLVLGEGGAVLVLESAELAKQRQARVYGEILGFGLTADAYHTNQPEPSGTSAIAAIKQCLERSYLTPNDINYIHAHGTATQLNDKIESKIIQQLFPKTVAISSTKGATGHTLGASGALGIAFAFKALQQQVLPPCVGLQQPEFDLNFVMNAQQSSIQNILCFSFGFGGQNAVIALSNNI, from the coding sequence TTGGTTAAGGTTGTTGTCACTGGTATTGGTTTAGTCTCTGCTTTAGGCACAAACTTGGAAGATAGCTGGCAAAATTTGTTAGCAGGTAAGTCAGGAATTCAATATCAGCAACCGTTTGCAGAACTTGAATCAGTTCCTCTCGGCTTAATTGGTAAACAACCATCTGAGTTAAAAATCCTGACTCAGATAATTGTTGCTTCGGCGTTACGAGATGCTGGGTTGAATCCTCCATTACCTGACTGTGCTGTAGTGATTGGTTCGAGTCGCAGTTATCAAGGTGCGTGGGAATCTCTAGCTAGGGGTATGAATGGCAAAGATAGCAATTACGCATTAGAAGATTGGTTAGATATTTTACCCCAGATGAATGCGATCGCAACTGCTAGACAAATTGGGGCTACTGGGATAGTTGCTGCACCAATGGCGGCTTGTGCTACGGGGATTTGGTCGATTTCCCAAGCTGCTTTGTTAATTCAAACTGGCCAATGTGAACGAGTAATTGCTGGCGCAGTTGAAGCACCAATTACACCGCTAACTATTTGCGGGTTTCAGCAGATGAATGCTTTAGCCAAAACTGGTGCTTATCCTTTTGATGTGCAGCGCGAAGGTTTAGTTTTGGGTGAAGGTGGGGCGGTGTTGGTTTTAGAATCAGCAGAGTTAGCCAAGCAACGCCAAGCGAGAGTTTATGGTGAAATTTTGGGTTTTGGTTTAACAGCCGATGCTTATCATACCAATCAACCTGAACCAAGTGGAACAAGTGCGATCGCAGCAATTAAACAATGTCTAGAACGCAGTTATCTCACACCAAATGATATAAATTACATTCACGCCCACGGTACAGCTACGCAGTTAAACGACAAAATTGAAAGCAAAATCATCCAACAGTTATTTCCTAAAACAGTAGCAATCAGTTCCACCAAAGGTGCGACAGGACACACTCTCGGCGCTTCTGGTGCTTTAGGAATTGCTTTTGCTTTCAAAGCTTTGCAGCAGCAAGTTTTACCACCTTGTGTTGGCTTGCAGCAACCAGAATTTGATTTAAATTTTGTGATGAATGCTCAACAAAGTTCAATTCAAAATATCTTGTGTTTTAGCTTTGGTTTCGGCGGTCAAAATGCAGTTATAGCCTTGAGTAATAATATTTGA